Proteins from one Malaya genurostris strain Urasoe2022 chromosome 2, Malgen_1.1, whole genome shotgun sequence genomic window:
- the LOC131426951 gene encoding uncharacterized protein LOC131426951, which yields MASFACVLVVLSSLAVLNSAWPADQPQPQLVEVVQLKDIAEVPVQQESTDRVKRQFGGLQGLLGGLGGLGLGGHRQGGYGQGAYGHGGYGQGGYGQGGYGHGGYGHGGYGHGGYEQGHGHGHGHGHGYEHGHGHGHEHGHGHGHGHGHGHGYEHEHEHGHGHGHGHGHGHF from the coding sequence ATGGCATCCTTTGCCTGTGTACTCGTAGTTCTGAGCAGCCTGGCGGTACTCAATAGTGCATGGCCTGCTGATCAGCCTCAACCACAGCTGGTTGAAGTTGTTCAATTGAAGGATATTGCGGAAGTACCGGTGCAGCAAGAATCGACCGATCGAGTTAAGCGGCAATTTGGTGGCCTCCAAGGTCTACTTGGAGGACTCGGAGGATTAGGTCTTGGTGGTCATAGACAAGGTGGATATGGCCAGGGTGCATATGGTCATGGTGGATATGGTCAAGGTGGATATGGTCAAGGTGGATATGGCCATGGTGGGTATGGTCATGGTGGATATGGACACGGTGGATATGAGCAAGGACACGGACATGGCCATGGGCACGGACATGGGTATGAGCATGGACACGGACACGGACATGAGCATGGGCATGGACATGGACATGGCCACGGACACGGGCATGGGTATGAGCATGAGCATGAGCATGGGCATGGACACGGACATGGTCACGGCCATGGTCACTTTTAA
- the LOC131426953 gene encoding holotricin-3-like, producing MKVFVCGLVVLCALVALGSADEAVHLEDASVQHEPADRVKRQFGGGHGGGFGGGHGVPNHGGHGGFGGGHGGGHGGFKQGGHGGFGHGQGHSFGHGHGHGHGHGHGHGRY from the coding sequence ATGAAAGTGTTCGTTTGTGGACTTGTCGTTTTGTGTGCTTTGGTGGCCCTCGGAAGTGCTGATGAGGCGGTTCATCTAGAGGATGCCTCGGTACAGCATGAACCGGCCGATCGTGTCAAGCGGCAGTTCGGTGGTGGCCATGGCGGTGGTTTTGGCGGCGGTCATGGTGTACCGAATCATGGTGGACACGGAGGATTCGGAGGTGGTCACGGCGGAGGTCACGGTGGTTTTAAACAGGGCGGCCATGGTGGATTTGGACACGGGCAAGGACACAGTTTCGGACACGGGCATGGTCATGGACATGGACATGGTCACGGCCATGGACGatattaa